One window from the genome of Procambarus clarkii isolate CNS0578487 chromosome 90, FALCON_Pclarkii_2.0, whole genome shotgun sequence encodes:
- the LOC138359432 gene encoding A-kinase anchor protein 5-like codes for MEQRNIGTKQQRNKATMEQGNNGTKQQWTKATREQSINGTKQQWNKATFKKKTMEQSNNGTKQHWNKATLEQSNIGTKQQWNKATLEQNNNGTKQQWNKATLEQSNNGTQQQWNKATLEQSNSGTKQQWNKATF; via the coding sequence ATGGAACAGAGAAACATTGGAACAAAGCAACAACGGAACAAAGCAACAATGGAACAAGGCAACAATGGAACAAAGCAACAATGGACCAAAGCAACAAGGGAACAAAGCATCAATGGAACAAAGCAACAATGGAACAAagcaacatttaaaaaaaaaacaatggaACAAAGCAACAATGGAACAAAGCAACATTGGAACAAAGCAACATTGGAACAAAGCAACATTGGAACAAAGCAACAGTGGAACAAAGCAACATTGGAACAAAACAACAATGGAACAAAGCAACAATGGAACAAAGCAACATTGGAACAGAGCAACAATGGAACACAGCAACAGTGGAACAAAGCAACATTGGAACAAAGCAACAGTGGAACAAAGCAACAGTGGAACAAAGCAACATTTTAA
- the LOC138359433 gene encoding aspartic and glutamic acid-rich protein-like, translated as MFLNSKAFFDIQQNTRSTQDKMKTFEEHGLHLDEDELRGEETDEHREEETDEHREEETDEHREEEIDEHREEETDEHREEETDEHREEETDEHREENEDINEKENNEPLDDNNDCDPAETLRCFAQDKTDSSQNPLAPLKEEELPTEPKSPTEEVSPRELETIHKTGSHYIITLSKTTRQKEKPPTSKDAKESHMVTLACPNENYGLIIGKKGETIKYYEQQHLVRI; from the exons ATGTTTTTGAACTCAAAAGCATTTTTTGACATCCAGCAAAACACGAGATCAACTCAAGACAAGATGAAGACGTTT GAAGAACATGGTCTTCATCTTGACGAGGATGAGCTCCGGGGAGAGGAGACTGATGAACACCGTGAAGAGGAGACTGATGAACACCGTGAAGAGGAGACTGATGAACACCGTGAAGAGGAGAttgatgaacatcgtgaagaggagaCTGATGAACACCGTGAAGAGGAGACTGATGAACACCGTGAAGAGGAGACTGATGAACACCGTGAAGAGAATGAAGATATTAATGAAAAGGAAAATAATGAGCCCTTGGACGACAACAATGATTGCGATCCAGCCGAAACACTAAGGTGTTTCGCTCAGGACAAAACAGATTCCTCACAAAACCCTCTTGCTCCTCTCAAGGAAGAAGAGCTCCCAACGGAGCCAAAATCTCCGACAGAGGAAGTGTCTCCCAGGGAACTGGAAACCATTCACAAGACTGGGTCTCACTACATCATCACCCTG TCAAAAACGACCCGTCAGAAGGAAAAGCCTCCAACTTCTAAGGATGCGAAAGAGAGCCATATGGTCACCCTGGCCTGTCCCAACGAAAATTATGGCTTGATCATTGGCAAAAAGGGCGAGACCATCAAGTACTACGAACAGCAACATTTAGTACGGATCTAA
- the LOC138359431 gene encoding uncharacterized protein, with protein sequence MEQSNIGTKQQWNKATLEQSKNGTKQEWNKAAMEQSNNGTKQQWNKAKMEQSKNGTKQEWNKATLEQSKNGTKQEWNKAAMEQSNIETKQQWNKATMEQSNNGTKQQWNKATMEQSNNGTKQH encoded by the coding sequence ATGGAACAAAGTAACATTGGAACAAAGCAACAATGGAACAAAGCAACATTGGAACAAAGCAAGAATGGAACAAAGCAAGAATGGAACAAAGCAGCAATGGAACAAAGCAACAATGGAACAAAGCAACAATGGAACAAAGCAAAAATGGAACAAAGCAAGAATGGAACAAAGCAAGAATGGAACAAAGCAACATTGGAACAAAGCAAGAATGGAACAAAGCAAGAATGGAACAAAGCAGCAATGGAACAAAGCAACATTGAAACAAAGCAACAATGGAACAAAGCAACAATGGAACAAAGCAACAATGGAACAAAGCAACAATGGAACAAAGCAACAATGGAACAAAGCAACAATGGAACAAAGCAACATTAA